One region of Etheostoma cragini isolate CJK2018 chromosome 16, CSU_Ecrag_1.0, whole genome shotgun sequence genomic DNA includes:
- the LOC117959403 gene encoding AP2-associated protein kinase 1-like isoform X3 codes for MRKFFDSRRELVSSGPGSGGGGSSSGSSHAGGNFIGRAFTVGRHQVTVEEIIAEGGFAIVFLVRTNQGVRCALKRMYVNNEHDLQVCKCEIQIMKDLVGHKNIVGYLDSSITAMGSRDVWEVLILMDYCKGGQVVNLMNQRLQTGFTETEVLQIFCDTCDAVSRLHQRKTPIVHRDLKVENILLHDKGHYVLCDFGSATNKFQSPQTEGVATVEEEIKKYTTLSYRAPEMVNLYNNKIITTKADIWALGCLLYKVCFFTLPFGESQVAICDGSFTIPDNSRYSYDLHCLIRYMLEPDPDKRPDIYQVSHFAFKLAQRTCPVQNVKNSPIPSKLPEPIKASEAAAAKKSQAKSRLTDPIPTTETSITPRQRPKAAHTQAAAGILPIQPAALTPRKRPNLPGGAAQPVGVSLNLSQPAAALQSQKAQTSVLPLIQSQNNSSQAVAPQKQPVQPATASRAETTTATAVVSAVTKTEVQPQAQHIVQQQTTPPSVASGTSQQAAQTPSSPAPPQRPTRRKQAQQPATQQPATQPPAAHPSPGKPASGQPPVSQQQHITQPSAAQAQPVSTEISPKAAVTTPPASPKTTEEQGHQRTPSDATASSVAGLPVSDFLQQPQEANEDAALKQSLSSQPSTAQLIQLGGDDAGQEQKEAGPTVDATNTPTQPAWNPFDDDNFSNLTADEFKTEDKKPSELPSEIKSSSEELIPGLQASTTDYTSQDTDERPSTIFDVDSGASLLVVPDAFGILELSGTPEKLIEGLKSPDTSSLMLPDLLSLSDPFGGSAGESAKDPLTPDDSLLGCSLISGLSAPPPASSATSSVSSAPTSAASALDDFSLLSGDSAQPIADSSLLISDFEPLQAATEAGTEDEFDPIPVTGRKNSQVSGGHSRSNSGGSESSLPSLARSILLVDQLIDL; via the exons ATGAGGAAGTTCTTTGATTCTCGTCGGGAGTTGGTGAgctctgggcctgggtctggagGAGGAGGTAGCAGCTCTGGGTCCAGTCATGCAGGTGGTAATTTCATTGGCAGGGCTTTCACTGTCGGACGGCACCAGGTCACTGTTGAGGAGATAATTGCTGAAG GTGGCTTTGCAATTGTGTTCCTCGTGCGAACAAATCAAGGGGTGCGTTGCGCCCTGAAGAGGATGTATGTCAACAATGAGCATGATCTGCAGGTGTGCAAATGCGAGATTCAAATAATG AAAGACCTTGTAGGTCACAAGAATATTGTTGGTTATCTGGACTCCAGTATTACGGCTATGGGATCAAGGGATGTATGGGAGGTTCTCATACTAATGGACTACTGCAAGG GGGGGCAGGTGGTCAATTTGATGAATCAGAGGCTGCAGACTGGCTTCACTGAGACTGAGGTGCTGCAGATCTTCTGTGACACCTGTGATGCTGTTTCTCGCCTGCACCAGCGCAAGACACCCATCGTCCACAGAGACCTTAAG GTGGAGAACATCCTCCTGCATGACAAGGGTCATTATGTGCTGTGTGACTTTGGCAGCGCCACTAACAAGTTCCAGAGCCCACAGACTGAAGGAGTGGCCACCGTGGAGGAAGAGATCAAAAA gTACACCACTTTATCATATCGTGCCCCTGAGATGGTGAACCTCTACAATAACAAGATTATCACCACAAAAGCAGATATTTgg GCTCTGGGCTGTTTGCTGTACAAAGTGTGCTTCTTCACTCTGCCCTTTGGTGAAAGCCAGGTGGCCATCTGTGATGGCAGTTTCACCATTCCAGACAACTCCCGCTACTCTTATGATCTTCACTGCCTCATTC GGTACATGCTGGAGCCAGACCCAGACAAAAGACCAGATATTTACCAGGTGTCccattttgcttttaaattagCTCAGCGGACCTGCCCTGTTCAGAATGTGAAG AATTCTCCAATTCCTTCTAAACTTCCTGAGCCAATCAAAGCGAGTGAGGCTGCAGCAGCAAAGAAGAGCCAGGCTAAATCCAG ACTGACGGATCCAATTCCCACCACTGAAACCTCCATTACCCCTCGCCAGAGGCCCAAAGCAGCACATACCCAGGCTGCAGCTGGCATCCTACCCATCCAGCCTGCTGCTCTCACCCCTCGCAAGCGACCTAATCTCCCTGGTGGTGCAGCACAGCCTGTGG GAGTCAGCTTAAACCTCTCTCAGCCCGCTGCAGCTCTGCAGTCGCAGAAGGCACAGACTTCAGTTCTGCCACTCATCCAGTCACAGAACAATTCAAGCCAGGCCGTGGCTCCACAGAAGCAG CCGGTGCAACCAGCCACCGCTTCAAGAGCAGAAactacaacagcaacagcagtcGTGTCAGCAGTGACCAAGACTGAGGTCCAACCCCAAGCACAGCATATAGTGCAGCAACAGACCACACCTCCCTCTGTGGCCAGCGGCACCTCTCAGCAGGCAGCTCAGACTCCGTCGAGCCCGGCCCCACCTCAACGCCCGACTCGACGCAAGCAGGCTCAGCAGCCAGCGACTCAGCAGCCAGCAACTCAGCCGCCAGCGGCTCATCCTTCACCAGGCAAACCGGCCTCTGGTCAGCCGCCTGTATCTCAGCAGCAACATATAACTCAGCCATCAGCTGCTCAGGCTCAGCCTGTCTCCACTGAGATCAGCCCAAAAGCAGCAGTTACG ACTCCACCTGCTTCTCCAAAGACAACTGAAGAGCAAGGCCACCAACGCACGCCAAGTGACGCCACAGCCAGCAGCGTTGCTGGACTTCCAGTGAGTGACTTCTTACAGCAGCCACAAGAAGCTAATGAAGACGCTGCCCTCAAACA ATCACTTTCATCTCAACCTAGCACTGCCCAGCTTATTCAGCTCGGTGGTGATGATGCAGGCCAGGAACAAAAAGAAGCTGGACCCACTGTTGATGCCACCAACACCCCCACACAGCCGGCATGGAACCCATTTGACGATGACAACTTTTCCAACCTCACTGCAGATGAGTTCAAAACTGAGGACAAAAAGCCTTCTG AACTGCCCTCAGAAATTAAGTCATCTTCTGAGGAGTTGATACCAGGCCTGCAGGCCTCAACCACGGATTATACATCCCAAGATACTG ATGAAAGACCATCCACCATTTTTGATGTGGATTCAGGAGCCTCACTGCTGGTTGTCCCAGATGCTTTCGGTATTCTTGAACTGTCAGGTACACCAG AGAAGCTGATTGAAGGTCTGAAATCTCCAGACACATCTTCACTCATGCTACCCGACCTCTTGTCATTGTCGGATCCCTTTGGTGGATCAGCGGGAGAGTCtgcaaaag ACCCTCTCACCCCGGACGACTCTCTCCTGGGCTGCTCTCTGATCTCTGGTTTGTCCGCCCCTCCGCCTGCGAGCAGCGCCACCTCCTCCGTCTCTTCTGCTCCCACCTCCGCTGCTTCTGCGTTGGATGATTTCAGTCTGTTGTCTGGGGACTCTGCACAGCCTATA GCAGATTCGTCTCTCTTGATCTCAGACTTCGAGCCCCTGCAGGCCGCTACGGAGGCAGGCACCGAGGATGAGTTTGATCCGATTCCCGTCACAGGCCGGAAGAACTCCCAAG TTTCAGGAGGCCACTCGCGCAGTAACAGTGGCGGCTCTGAATCCAGCCTGCCCAGCTTGGCCCGCTCCATACTGCTGGTGGATCAGCTCATCGACTTGTAG